A genomic region of Runella rosea contains the following coding sequences:
- a CDS encoding APC family permease yields the protein MDKSIWRRKPISAFEADIKNNQLKRVLGKWSLTAIGIGAIIGGGIFVLTGTAAHYHAGPALALSFVVAGIGCIFAALCYAEFASMLPVEGSAYAYAYGTIGELFAWAIGWGLILEYAMGAMTVAVSWSGYFNKLLHLFGIEIPFWLRNDPVSAGQFARDNGLAEPSFALNLPAFFIVWVVTYILIKGIKEAASANNVIVILKLAAIIFIILVGAFFVHTQNWVPFIPAVELVEHADGTMKEAYGWAGVLSGASAIFFAYIGFDAVSTQAGEAINPSKDMPFAIIMSLVICTVLYILVSLVLTGMISYKDITGDALKAPVAFAFDKAGQPWAVFIITAAATAGLISVMLVMMLGQTRVFLGMAKDGLIPGFFKEIHPTYKTPWKSTILVGTLVSVVAAFTPIGLLGDMTSFGTLFAFAMVCLAVLILRFRDPNRERPFKAPFLTIVAPLGILVNTVLILMLDGLAQKLAFGWLLLGLIVYFAYGRPNSFLNNYKED from the coding sequence ATGGATAAATCTATTTGGCGCAGAAAGCCGATATCGGCCTTTGAAGCAGACATTAAAAACAATCAATTAAAGCGAGTACTCGGTAAGTGGAGTCTTACCGCTATTGGTATTGGAGCTATCATCGGGGGGGGGATATTTGTACTGACCGGAACAGCCGCTCATTATCATGCAGGCCCGGCTCTGGCCCTTTCTTTTGTAGTAGCAGGTATAGGCTGTATTTTTGCCGCTCTGTGCTATGCTGAATTTGCCTCAATGTTGCCCGTTGAGGGTTCTGCCTATGCCTATGCATATGGTACGATTGGAGAATTATTTGCTTGGGCTATTGGCTGGGGATTAATACTGGAATATGCCATGGGAGCCATGACCGTGGCTGTAAGCTGGTCAGGTTATTTTAATAAATTATTACACCTATTTGGTATAGAGATACCTTTTTGGCTACGCAACGACCCTGTTTCTGCTGGGCAATTTGCCAGAGATAACGGCTTAGCTGAACCCAGTTTTGCGCTCAATCTACCCGCTTTCTTTATTGTTTGGGTAGTTACGTATATCCTGATAAAGGGTATTAAAGAAGCTGCCAGCGCAAACAACGTCATTGTGATTTTAAAATTAGCAGCTATTATTTTCATTATTTTAGTAGGTGCTTTTTTTGTGCATACCCAAAATTGGGTGCCTTTTATCCCGGCAGTAGAATTAGTAGAACACGCTGATGGTACCATGAAAGAAGCATACGGTTGGGCAGGTGTTTTGAGTGGCGCTTCTGCTATTTTCTTTGCCTATATCGGCTTTGACGCTGTTTCTACCCAAGCGGGAGAAGCCATCAACCCAAGCAAAGACATGCCTTTCGCTATTATAATGTCGTTGGTGATTTGTACTGTTTTGTACATCTTAGTTTCGTTGGTGCTCACAGGTATGATTAGCTATAAAGACATTACAGGTGACGCCTTGAAAGCTCCCGTCGCTTTTGCATTCGATAAAGCTGGCCAACCATGGGCCGTATTTATCATCACAGCAGCGGCTACTGCAGGCTTAATTTCTGTAATGCTGGTCATGATGCTTGGTCAAACACGTGTATTTTTGGGGATGGCTAAAGATGGTCTGATTCCTGGGTTCTTTAAAGAGATTCATCCTACCTATAAAACCCCTTGGAAGAGTACTATCTTAGTCGGTACATTGGTTTCTGTGGTAGCTGCATTTACTCCTATCGGACTGTTAGGCGATATGACCAGCTTTGGTACCCTCTTTGCCTTTGCGATGGTTTGTTTGGCTGTACTTATCTTACGCTTTCGTGATCCAAATCGTGAGCGCCCCTTCAAAGCACCCTTCTTAACGATTGTGGCTCCTTTAGGCATTCTTGTCAATACGGTACTCATTTTAATGCTTGACGGATTGGCGCAAAAATTGGCTTTTGGGTGGCTATTATTGGGCTTGATTGTATATTTTGCTTACGGTCGTCCAAATAGTTTTTTAAACAATTATAAAGAAGACTAA
- a CDS encoding porin family protein: protein MKRLRHLLTALSVVCVGLSTHAQVSIGARGGVSLAKTTGNGGFIENFTGNLDYIVSGNGAIFLKVPIAGGLSFRPELGYKQSGAGISSNNLLDLVGVNIPLGGSIKQRLTYIQAPMLFQYDFGYEDSPVQPYLIAGPTFNYLADGKIVSRADLILFQTQPTRTKIGLGTFNRFEVGAAGGAGLSFAVGSSKIFVEGRYERGLTRLYDTPLVRVPVHNQSFSVLAGFAIPLAR, encoded by the coding sequence ATGAAAAGATTACGTCATCTATTAACCGCCCTTTCCGTAGTATGTGTAGGTTTATCGACCCACGCACAAGTATCCATTGGGGCACGCGGGGGAGTATCGCTTGCTAAAACCACGGGCAACGGCGGATTTATCGAAAATTTTACGGGCAACCTTGATTATATCGTGAGCGGTAACGGTGCTATTTTCTTAAAAGTGCCCATTGCGGGTGGCTTATCGTTCCGTCCTGAGCTTGGATACAAGCAAAGCGGAGCGGGGATTTCTTCCAATAATCTGTTGGATCTCGTCGGTGTAAATATCCCGTTGGGTGGAAGCATCAAGCAGCGTCTCACCTACATTCAGGCGCCTATGTTGTTCCAATACGATTTTGGCTACGAAGACAGCCCCGTCCAACCTTACCTCATTGCAGGGCCAACGTTCAATTATCTGGCCGATGGAAAAATCGTTTCTCGGGCGGATTTAATCCTGTTTCAAACCCAACCTACCCGAACAAAAATTGGCCTAGGGACGTTTAACCGCTTTGAAGTGGGGGCTGCAGGCGGTGCTGGACTTAGTTTTGCGGTAGGAAGCAGTAAAATATTTGTTGAAGGTCGTTACGAGCGCGGCCTCACTCGATTATACGATACACCGCTCGTTAGGGTTCCTGTTCATAACCAAAGCTTTAGTGTTTTAGCTGGTTTCGCAATACCTTTGGCCCGATAA
- a CDS encoding STN and carboxypeptidase regulatory-like domain-containing protein produces the protein MKHVLTLNIFRFLNLRSLVNYVIFLLTFGFNSSLSFAQKASILDRAITVRVTNERLEEVLRVIGERGNFSFSYNPNEFDLNRRVTLNANGKAIRQVLDEIFKGGAAYKERRGHIILQKIAELPAEKPQDIIINGYVFDRATGERIAQVSIFEKRTLASAVTNQAGYYRLKIPATLTNPRLEVRKERYFGSSIAVTERSLDISLVQMPLDDRLQAVAPQLKTISRPATDTLVVRVPTVQPILIASNDTALTTAKPKRINLDKVEKTFVDAFATAKQAVHIQNVRDTLYRPFQVSLLPFVGTNHVMSGNVVNSMSFNIIAGYSLGVNALEVGGFANLVRWNVHGAQFAGFANLVGRNVYGLQASGFANAVLKNVEGMQLAGFANATGGNHSGVQVAGFANLTGQNFYNGFQTAGFASVTMGKMYGWQMSGFANVTLGNMRGWQISGFGNVALRKFRGVQISPFINYATIHEKGLQLGVFNYADSSSAVPIGIFSFVRRNGYRRFEISTDELNYANLTFKTGVRRLYNIVTIGGSFGMADKPLYTFGYGLGTAINFGRGWMTNFDLTANKIMEATNRFDTSNGHFYRASLGLEKRIAKRLALFSAASLTVLTAQSGYLKVDKSTLYQVFPNTTLRNGLDLTNWVGFQAGLRIMNR, from the coding sequence ATGAAACACGTATTGACTCTCAACATCTTCCGCTTTCTCAACTTGCGGAGCCTCGTAAATTACGTCATTTTTCTTTTAACCTTTGGGTTTAACAGTTCATTAAGCTTCGCTCAAAAAGCCTCGATTCTCGACCGAGCCATTACCGTACGGGTCACCAACGAGCGCCTCGAAGAAGTGCTGCGGGTGATTGGTGAACGGGGTAATTTTAGTTTCTCGTATAATCCCAACGAGTTTGATTTGAATCGACGCGTTACGCTCAATGCCAATGGAAAAGCCATTCGTCAGGTATTGGATGAAATATTTAAGGGGGGAGCCGCCTATAAAGAGCGGCGTGGGCACATTATTCTCCAAAAAATCGCTGAATTACCTGCCGAAAAACCGCAGGATATCATCATCAACGGCTACGTTTTTGACCGCGCCACGGGCGAGCGAATTGCCCAAGTCAGTATTTTCGAAAAACGTACCCTGGCCTCAGCCGTGACCAATCAGGCAGGATACTATCGTCTAAAAATCCCCGCCACCCTTACCAATCCGCGTCTGGAGGTTCGCAAAGAGCGATATTTTGGTTCTAGCATTGCGGTCACCGAACGCTCTTTGGACATCAGTTTGGTACAAATGCCGCTCGATGATCGATTACAGGCAGTTGCTCCGCAGCTCAAGACGATTTCTCGCCCCGCAACCGATACCTTAGTCGTTCGAGTTCCCACCGTACAACCGATATTAATCGCCTCAAATGATACAGCACTTACCACGGCCAAACCCAAGCGAATCAATTTAGATAAAGTTGAAAAAACCTTTGTCGATGCCTTTGCCACGGCTAAACAGGCGGTTCACATTCAAAACGTACGAGATACGCTTTATCGACCGTTTCAGGTTTCATTGCTGCCATTTGTCGGGACCAACCACGTCATGAGTGGGAACGTCGTCAATTCAATGTCTTTTAATATCATCGCGGGCTATTCTTTGGGCGTCAACGCCTTGGAAGTGGGTGGGTTTGCCAACCTTGTCCGTTGGAATGTACACGGCGCTCAATTTGCGGGCTTTGCCAATTTGGTGGGGCGCAATGTATACGGATTGCAGGCGTCAGGCTTTGCCAACGCGGTTTTAAAAAATGTTGAAGGGATGCAATTAGCGGGTTTTGCCAATGCCACGGGAGGCAATCACAGCGGGGTGCAGGTGGCGGGTTTTGCCAACTTAACGGGTCAAAATTTCTATAACGGTTTCCAAACCGCTGGCTTTGCGAGCGTTACTATGGGCAAAATGTACGGTTGGCAGATGAGTGGCTTTGCAAACGTAACGCTCGGTAACATGCGCGGCTGGCAGATAAGCGGATTTGGCAACGTAGCACTGAGGAAATTTCGCGGTGTTCAGATAAGTCCTTTTATAAATTACGCAACCATCCATGAAAAAGGGCTCCAATTGGGGGTATTCAACTATGCCGACTCATCCAGTGCCGTTCCCATCGGGATATTCAGTTTTGTAAGGCGTAACGGATATCGTCGTTTTGAAATCAGCACTGACGAACTTAATTACGCCAACCTTACCTTCAAAACGGGCGTTCGACGTTTGTACAATATTGTCACCATTGGCGGCAGTTTCGGCATGGCCGACAAACCACTCTACACCTTTGGCTATGGCCTTGGAACCGCTATTAACTTCGGGCGCGGCTGGATGACAAACTTCGACCTCACCGCCAATAAAATCATGGAAGCCACCAATCGCTTCGATACATCCAATGGCCATTTTTACCGGGCAAGTTTAGGACTTGAAAAAAGAATCGCCAAGAGACTTGCCCTCTTCAGCGCGGCCTCACTTACCGTCCTGACAGCCCAATCTGGTTATCTGAAAGTAGACAAGTCTACTCTGTATCAAGTCTTTCCAAACACAACGCTTCGCAATGGCCTTGATTTGACCAATTGGGTAGGTTTTCAGGCGGGTTTAAGGATTATGAACCGTTAA
- a CDS encoding FecR domain-containing protein, giving the protein MNSNVHIPDDLLARYVAGETTPDETRQVKAWLGQSAGYEEELLRFQKIWEAAEIIKPVAEVNVDAAWKKVSSRFTVQPAINDSEVTIQNQLPFTTHKNDDAVRPLRSGKSPSNFRFWRAAASILIVMGLGWLGYRFFEKANEPAIANVLKTQQKTTEQTLPDGTKVFLNQNTTLSFTDDFGQDTRTVVLKGEAYFDVKRDENRPFIIQANGTEVKVLGTSFNVRAYDQKVNVAVTSGKVQFSTPRAKTLLVKNETATAQADTIIKLPVVDLNAMAYRTKVFVFDKTNLGDVVASLREGYQTDIQLSGRLKNCQLTARFERESLDATLSVIAETLHLQVTRKGQTILLDGQGCP; this is encoded by the coding sequence ATGAATTCGAACGTACATATTCCTGACGATTTGCTGGCGCGTTACGTGGCAGGGGAAACCACCCCCGACGAAACCCGTCAGGTAAAAGCATGGCTAGGCCAATCGGCTGGCTATGAGGAAGAATTGCTTCGTTTTCAAAAAATATGGGAAGCAGCAGAGATTATAAAACCCGTTGCCGAAGTCAACGTAGATGCCGCTTGGAAAAAAGTCAGTAGTCGATTTACGGTTCAGCCTGCCATAAACGATTCGGAAGTTACCATCCAAAATCAGCTTCCGTTTACAACTCATAAAAACGACGATGCCGTTCGGCCGCTTCGCTCAGGAAAATCGCCTTCCAACTTCCGTTTTTGGCGGGCGGCAGCGAGCATTTTAATCGTGATGGGCCTTGGTTGGTTGGGGTACCGTTTTTTTGAAAAAGCAAACGAACCTGCCATTGCCAACGTCCTGAAAACCCAGCAAAAAACCACCGAGCAGACATTACCCGACGGAACAAAGGTGTTCTTGAATCAAAACACAACTCTTTCGTTCACTGATGATTTTGGGCAAGATACGCGTACGGTTGTTCTGAAAGGAGAAGCCTATTTTGACGTAAAACGCGACGAAAACCGCCCCTTTATCATTCAAGCTAACGGAACGGAAGTCAAGGTCTTGGGCACATCTTTCAACGTACGTGCTTACGACCAAAAGGTAAACGTGGCAGTAACGAGTGGAAAAGTGCAGTTTTCGACGCCAAGAGCCAAAACACTGTTGGTAAAAAATGAAACGGCCACCGCCCAAGCCGATACCATCATCAAACTTCCTGTCGTCGATTTGAACGCAATGGCGTACCGTACCAAGGTGTTTGTGTTTGATAAAACCAACTTAGGCGATGTGGTTGCGTCGCTACGAGAAGGTTACCAAACCGACATTCAACTGAGCGGTCGTTTAAAAAATTGCCAATTAACGGCTCGCTTCGAACGCGAAAGTCTGGACGCTACCCTGAGCGTTATTGCCGAAACGCTTCACCTACAAGTCACCCGAAAAGGGCAAACCATCCTGCTCGACGGGCAGGGGTGTCCTTAA
- a CDS encoding RNA polymerase sigma-70 factor, with protein sequence MQLSDTQILIAIGQGNEGVFEQVFRKHYGSLCAYGRSILRDSDEAEEIVQTVFVNIWEKRTEIEITQSLKSYLYRAVHNHCLNRIKHQKVRDEHQQYAAYHQETTYESVSQTVYKNELEQQLSVAIEKLPEQCRIIFKLSRFDELKYQEIADQLGLSVKTVENQIGKALKILRAELADYLPVLIWLGLTDCL encoded by the coding sequence GTGCAATTATCGGATACACAAATACTTATAGCCATTGGGCAGGGAAATGAAGGGGTTTTCGAACAGGTGTTTCGAAAGCACTACGGTAGCCTATGCGCCTACGGACGTTCGATTTTGCGGGATTCTGACGAAGCGGAGGAAATTGTCCAAACCGTGTTTGTGAACATTTGGGAAAAACGAACCGAGATTGAAATTACCCAATCGTTGAAATCGTATTTGTACCGGGCAGTGCATAATCATTGCCTTAACCGAATAAAACACCAAAAAGTAAGGGATGAACACCAACAATACGCCGCGTATCACCAAGAAACAACGTATGAATCGGTAAGCCAGACGGTCTATAAAAATGAGTTGGAGCAACAGCTATCGGTAGCCATTGAAAAATTGCCCGAACAATGCCGAATCATTTTTAAATTGAGCCGTTTTGATGAATTAAAATACCAAGAGATAGCCGACCAACTGGGTCTTTCGGTCAAAACCGTCGAAAACCAAATTGGAAAAGCCCTCAAAATATTACGAGCTGAACTTGCTGATTATTTACCCGTTTTGATTTGGTTGGGTTTAACCGACTGCTTATGA
- a CDS encoding head GIN domain-containing protein: MKKLRVVSAQLASFVFFIFALQSCVFIDGDARLDPKNPDSETFDLRDFDRLEMGSAFDVKVRQSGQFSVFVRGDRRDIDDLEVFVDRSGKLVIRYRNYRVRRYDMDVDITMPVLRGVDFSGATVSTIDGFTNTRDLEVELSGASKSTIDGDWERVDVDLSGASNLTLRGEGLSLIGDLSGASKLNAFDYLVDNVDLELSGASSANVSVDKSLKVDASGGSSLRYRGGPEVRSNVSGGSSVKKD, encoded by the coding sequence ATGAAAAAGTTACGTGTTGTTTCTGCCCAGTTGGCAAGTTTTGTCTTTTTTATTTTTGCTCTTCAATCCTGTGTTTTTATTGACGGGGATGCTCGTTTAGATCCTAAAAATCCTGACAGTGAAACCTTCGACCTCCGTGATTTTGACCGGTTGGAAATGGGCAGTGCCTTCGACGTAAAGGTGCGACAATCGGGCCAGTTCAGTGTTTTTGTGCGTGGTGACCGCCGCGATATTGACGACTTAGAAGTGTTTGTGGACCGCAGCGGTAAATTAGTCATTCGCTACCGTAATTACCGGGTTCGGCGCTATGACATGGACGTCGATATTACGATGCCTGTTTTACGTGGAGTTGATTTTTCAGGAGCCACTGTTTCAACCATTGACGGATTTACCAATACCCGTGATTTGGAAGTGGAATTGTCGGGCGCATCGAAATCAACGATTGACGGTGACTGGGAACGCGTGGATGTTGACCTTTCGGGAGCCTCCAATTTGACCCTACGCGGAGAGGGCCTGAGTCTTATCGGTGATTTGTCGGGGGCTTCTAAGTTAAATGCTTTTGATTACTTGGTGGATAATGTTGACTTAGAACTTTCTGGTGCAAGTAGTGCCAATGTGTCGGTTGATAAATCCTTAAAAGTAGATGCGAGCGGCGGTAGCAGCTTGCGCTACCGTGGCGGTCCAGAAGTACGCTCCAATGTATCAGGCGGAAGCAGTGTGAAGAAAGATTAA